From uncultured Roseateles sp., the proteins below share one genomic window:
- a CDS encoding ABC transporter permease has product MSNRPRLPRNPVLAGLMALGLAAALGLSLLSHAPNRLSSGHGIALIELAPTLLTAPVLLLLLGIFMPPTRRWQGLSALGNAALLLGLIWLAGDAASRWAQGSALARTSLGAGFWVLAAVSLLALADALQGWAAALAAAGLALGLALLLATGALDQLALLKEYANRQELFQAALLRHLQIVGATLLPALAIALPLGVAAARNQRLGQALFPVLNLIQTIPSIALFALLIAPLALLARAWPLLGDWGLAGIGLVPAVLALVLYSLLPITRSTAAGLQQVPAAVLDSARGMGMTPRQIFWRVELPLALPLLLAGLRVSTVQTVGLAVVAALIGAGGLGSLIFQGLLSSAADLVLLGVLPVLALGLLVDAMFKGLSRALRGERAR; this is encoded by the coding sequence TTGTCAAATAGACCGCGCCTGCCGCGAAATCCGGTGCTGGCGGGCCTGATGGCGCTGGGGCTGGCGGCGGCACTGGGCCTGAGCTTGCTGAGCCATGCACCGAACCGCTTGAGCAGCGGGCATGGGATTGCGCTGATCGAACTGGCGCCCACGCTGCTGACCGCGCCGGTGCTGCTGTTGTTGCTGGGCATTTTCATGCCGCCCACACGGCGCTGGCAGGGGCTGTCGGCGCTGGGTAATGCGGCGCTGCTGCTGGGTCTGATCTGGCTGGCCGGCGATGCGGCGTCCCGATGGGCACAAGGCTCGGCACTCGCGCGCACCTCGCTGGGCGCCGGCTTCTGGGTGCTGGCCGCCGTCAGCCTGCTGGCTCTGGCGGATGCGCTGCAAGGTTGGGCCGCAGCGCTCGCCGCGGCGGGGCTCGCGCTGGGCCTGGCGCTGCTGCTGGCCACCGGCGCGCTCGATCAGCTGGCGCTTTTGAAGGAGTATGCCAACCGTCAGGAGCTGTTCCAGGCCGCGCTGCTGCGCCATCTGCAGATCGTCGGCGCGACCCTGTTGCCGGCGCTGGCCATAGCCCTGCCGCTGGGCGTGGCGGCGGCGCGCAACCAACGCCTGGGGCAGGCACTGTTCCCGGTGCTGAACCTGATACAGACCATTCCATCGATCGCCCTGTTTGCCTTGCTGATCGCCCCGCTGGCGCTGCTGGCCAGAGCCTGGCCCTTGCTGGGCGATTGGGGCCTGGCCGGCATTGGCCTCGTGCCGGCCGTGCTGGCCCTGGTGCTGTACAGCCTGCTGCCCATCACCCGCAGCACGGCCGCCGGCCTGCAGCAGGTTCCCGCGGCGGTGCTGGACAGCGCCCGAGGCATGGGCATGACACCGCGGCAGATTTTCTGGCGCGTCGAGTTGCCGCTCGCCCTGCCCCTGCTGCTGGCCGGCCTGCGCGTGTCCACTGTGCAGACGGTGGGCCTGGCCGTGGTCGCGGCGCTGATCGGCGCGGGAGGCCTGGGCAGCCTGATCTTCCAGGGGCTGCTGAGCAGCGCCGCCGATCTGGTCTTGCTGGGTGTGCTGCCGGTGCTGGCCCTCGGTCTGCTGGTCGACGCGATGTTCAAGGGCCTGAGCCGGGCATTGAGAGGGGAACGGGCGCGATGA
- a CDS encoding DedA family protein/thiosulfate sulfurtransferase GlpE, which translates to MEHLIALLIEHGVGLVLAVTLAARLGAPLPASPFLVVVGALTVGGQISLPGAFIASIVANILGDGAWFLAGRSYGYRVLKLLCRISLSPDSCVRQSEAFITRWGGGSLVAAKFLPGISVVAPPMAGALGMSNRAFLGYESLAAAIWTLLFLGLGVAFSGQIQQVLEVLAGMGKVALLALAVLLLVFAAQRYLRRRMFLRDVAMARITVPELRELLAQDLAPLVIDVRSAAGREIDPRRIPGAIDVELNHIKGRAGDWATDREIVLYCNCPNDASAARAASILAQHGFTRVRPLAGGLDAWVEAGQQLEGQQLSASTP; encoded by the coding sequence TTGGAACACCTGATTGCATTGCTGATTGAACATGGCGTCGGCCTGGTTCTGGCGGTCACCTTGGCTGCGCGCCTGGGCGCACCATTGCCGGCCTCGCCGTTCCTGGTCGTGGTCGGCGCGCTGACGGTGGGCGGGCAGATCTCTCTGCCCGGCGCCTTCATTGCCTCTATCGTCGCCAACATCCTGGGCGATGGCGCCTGGTTCCTCGCCGGCCGCAGCTATGGCTACCGGGTGCTGAAGCTGCTGTGCCGCATCTCGCTGTCGCCCGACTCCTGCGTGCGCCAGAGCGAAGCCTTCATCACCCGCTGGGGCGGGGGCTCGCTGGTGGCGGCCAAGTTCCTGCCGGGCATCTCGGTCGTGGCGCCGCCGATGGCCGGCGCTTTGGGCATGTCCAACCGCGCCTTCCTGGGCTATGAGAGCCTGGCTGCGGCTATCTGGACCCTGCTTTTCCTCGGCCTGGGTGTGGCCTTCAGCGGCCAGATCCAGCAGGTGCTGGAGGTGCTGGCCGGCATGGGCAAGGTGGCGCTGCTCGCACTGGCCGTGCTGCTGCTGGTGTTCGCCGCGCAGCGCTATCTGCGCCGGCGGATGTTCTTGCGCGATGTGGCAATGGCGCGCATCACCGTGCCCGAGTTGCGGGAGCTGCTGGCGCAAGACCTGGCCCCGTTGGTGATAGACGTGCGCTCGGCCGCCGGCCGCGAGATCGACCCGCGCCGCATTCCGGGCGCGATCGATGTCGAGCTGAACCACATCAAGGGTCGCGCTGGCGACTGGGCGACCGACCGCGAGATCGTGCTGTACTGCAACTGCCCCAACGATGCCTCGGCCGCGCGTGCCGCCAGCATTCTGGCCCAGCATGGCTTCACGCGCGTGCGGCCACTCGCCGGCGGGCTGGATGCCTGGGTCGAGGCCGGCCAGCAGCTCGAAGGTCAGCAGCTGTCCGCCAGCACGCCTTGA
- the gcvH gene encoding glycine cleavage system protein GcvH: MSIKYTADHEWVQIEADGTATVGITVHAQDALGDVVYVDLPEVGKSYAEKEVAGVVESVKAAADVYMPVDGEITAVNEDLRNDPALANTDPLKTGWFFRVKLSKPEQLDALMDSTAYDELVKNA, encoded by the coding sequence ATGAGCATCAAGTACACCGCCGACCACGAATGGGTCCAGATCGAAGCCGACGGCACCGCCACCGTGGGCATCACCGTCCACGCGCAGGACGCGCTGGGCGATGTGGTCTACGTCGATCTGCCCGAGGTCGGCAAGAGCTATGCCGAGAAGGAAGTGGCCGGCGTGGTCGAGTCGGTGAAGGCTGCCGCTGACGTGTACATGCCGGTCGATGGCGAGATCACCGCCGTCAACGAAGACCTGCGCAACGACCCTGCCCTGGCCAACACCGATCCGCTGAAGACCGGCTGGTTCTTCAGGGTCAAGCTGAGCAAGCCCGAGCAACTCGATGCACTGATGGACAGCACCGCCTACGACGAGCTGGTGAAGAACGCCTGA
- a CDS encoding ABC transporter permease: MKLLRDPLAWALAALALLVLGMPQLKPLFAALFPELDRPLYEQDSFAALLWAHLAIVALSSAMATLVGVGLAVAVTRPAGWPFRRLVERVVAVGQTFPPVAVLALAVPLMGFGAAPALLALALYGLLPIVQATLAGLDALAPEVREAALGAGMSPGQLLRRIELPLALPVLLAGVRSSVVINIGTAAIASTVGAKTLGSPIIIGLSGFNTAYVIQGALLVGLLAITVDLGFERLLRRTTTWRA; the protein is encoded by the coding sequence ATGAAACTCCTGCGTGACCCACTGGCCTGGGCCTTGGCCGCACTGGCCCTGCTGGTGCTGGGCATGCCTCAGCTGAAGCCGCTGTTCGCCGCGCTGTTCCCCGAGCTGGACCGGCCGCTGTACGAGCAGGACTCGTTCGCTGCCCTGCTCTGGGCGCATCTGGCCATCGTGGCGCTGTCCAGTGCCATGGCCACGCTTGTTGGCGTGGGCCTGGCGGTGGCCGTCACGCGGCCCGCGGGATGGCCCTTTCGCCGCCTGGTCGAACGCGTCGTGGCCGTGGGCCAGACCTTTCCACCGGTGGCCGTGCTGGCCCTGGCCGTGCCGTTGATGGGCTTTGGCGCGGCGCCGGCTTTGCTGGCGCTGGCGCTGTACGGCCTGCTGCCCATCGTCCAGGCCACCTTGGCCGGGCTTGACGCGCTGGCGCCCGAGGTCCGAGAGGCCGCTCTTGGCGCCGGCATGAGCCCGGGCCAGCTGCTGCGCCGCATCGAGCTGCCGCTGGCCCTGCCGGTGCTGTTGGCCGGCGTGCGCAGCTCGGTGGTGATCAATATCGGCACGGCGGCGATTGCCTCCACCGTCGGCGCCAAGACGCTGGGTTCGCCCATCATCATCGGGCTGAGCGGCTTCAACACCGCCTATGTGATACAGGGTGCGCTGCTGGTCGGCCTGCTAGCGATCACGGTGGATCTGGGCTTCGAGCGGCTGCTGCGTCGCACCACCACCTGGCGCGCTTGA
- a CDS encoding ABC transporter substrate-binding protein, whose translation MGWNIGGCLSGLLITLSATLAQAQPAVRVASKIDTEGSLLGQVLLQVLQANGIKTENRLQLGATKIVRTALTSGQIDLYPEYTGNGAFFFADEKNSAWKNAKAGYERVSALDLEKNRLVWLEPAPANNTWAIAVRQDLAQANKLATLEQFGRWIGAGGQFKLAASAEFIERSDALPAFQAAYGFKLAQHQLLTLAGGDTAVTIKAAAEKTSGVNGAMAYGTDGSLAALGLIVLSDPKGVQPVYAPAPVIRAETLAQYPRIRELLAPVFKSLDGPTLQTLNARIAVEGQDAKQVAAAYLKAKGFVK comes from the coding sequence ATGGGCTGGAACATCGGAGGGTGCCTGTCGGGACTGTTGATCACGCTGAGCGCCACGCTGGCGCAGGCTCAGCCGGCGGTACGCGTGGCCTCCAAGATCGACACCGAGGGCTCGCTGCTGGGTCAGGTCTTGCTGCAGGTGTTGCAGGCCAATGGCATCAAGACCGAGAACCGGCTGCAACTGGGCGCCACCAAGATCGTGCGCACCGCACTGACCTCCGGCCAGATCGACCTCTACCCCGAGTACACCGGCAACGGCGCCTTCTTCTTTGCCGACGAGAAGAACTCGGCCTGGAAGAATGCCAAGGCCGGCTATGAGCGCGTCAGCGCGCTGGATCTGGAGAAGAACCGCCTCGTCTGGCTGGAGCCCGCGCCGGCCAACAACACCTGGGCCATCGCCGTGCGCCAGGACCTTGCCCAGGCGAACAAGCTGGCCACCCTGGAACAATTCGGCCGCTGGATTGGCGCCGGCGGCCAGTTCAAGCTGGCCGCCTCGGCCGAGTTCATCGAGCGCTCGGACGCCCTGCCCGCCTTCCAGGCCGCCTACGGTTTCAAGCTGGCGCAACACCAGCTGCTGACGCTGGCCGGCGGCGATACCGCGGTGACGATCAAGGCCGCCGCTGAAAAGACCTCGGGTGTCAACGGCGCGATGGCCTATGGCACCGACGGCTCGCTGGCGGCATTGGGCCTGATCGTGCTGAGCGATCCCAAGGGTGTGCAGCCGGTCTATGCCCCGGCGCCTGTGATTCGCGCAGAGACACTGGCGCAGTACCCGCGGATCAGGGAGTTGCTGGCGCCGGTGTTCAAGTCGCTGGACGGCCCGACCCTGCAGACCTTGAATGCCCGCATCGCCGTCGAGGGCCAGGACGCCAAGCAGGTGGCCGCCGCTTATCTGAAGGCCAAGGGCTTTGTCAAATAG
- the gcvT gene encoding glycine cleavage system aminomethyltransferase GcvT: protein MSAAELLKTPLHALHIELGAKMVPFGGYDMPVQYPAGVMAEHKHTRAAAGLFDVSHMGQVRLIGAGAAAALETIVPVDVIDLGVFKQRYALFTNPQGGILDDLMICRRPDDLFVVVNAGCKVQDIAHMQATIGSQCQVLPLPEQALLALQGPQAVTALSRLNPEVAKLTFMTGGFFELDGIPIFLTRSGYTGEDGFEISVAGDQAVALARKLLAQPEVMPIGLGARDSLRLEAGLCLYGHDINTETTPVEASLTWAIQKVRRAGGARAGGYPGAAVIDEQLAQGAKRKRVGLVSSERMPVREGAKLVAEDGTELGVVTSGTLAPTVNKPVALGYLPASHAAQGTAVFAIVRDKRVAMTVTSTPFTPNGYYRG, encoded by the coding sequence ATGTCTGCTGCTGAACTCCTCAAGACCCCCTTGCACGCGCTGCACATCGAACTCGGCGCCAAGATGGTGCCCTTCGGTGGCTACGACATGCCGGTGCAATACCCGGCCGGCGTGATGGCCGAGCACAAGCACACCCGCGCCGCGGCCGGCCTGTTCGACGTGTCCCATATGGGCCAGGTGCGCCTGATCGGCGCCGGCGCCGCCGCCGCGCTCGAAACCATCGTCCCGGTCGATGTGATCGACCTCGGTGTGTTCAAGCAGCGCTATGCCCTGTTCACAAATCCGCAAGGCGGCATCCTCGACGATCTGATGATCTGCCGCCGTCCGGACGACCTGTTCGTCGTCGTCAACGCCGGCTGCAAGGTGCAGGACATCGCCCATATGCAGGCCACCATCGGCAGCCAATGCCAGGTGCTGCCGCTGCCCGAGCAGGCGCTGCTGGCCCTGCAAGGCCCGCAGGCGGTGACCGCGCTGTCGCGCCTCAACCCCGAGGTAGCCAAGCTGACCTTCATGACCGGCGGCTTCTTCGAGCTGGACGGCATCCCCATCTTCCTGACCCGCTCCGGCTATACCGGCGAAGATGGCTTCGAGATCTCGGTCGCCGGTGATCAGGCGGTGGCCCTGGCGCGCAAGCTCTTGGCCCAGCCTGAGGTGATGCCGATCGGCCTTGGCGCACGTGACTCGCTGCGCCTGGAAGCCGGCCTGTGCCTGTACGGCCATGACATCAATACCGAGACCACACCGGTCGAGGCCTCGCTGACCTGGGCGATCCAGAAGGTGCGCCGCGCCGGTGGCGCCCGTGCCGGTGGCTATCCCGGCGCGGCGGTGATCGACGAACAACTGGCCCAGGGTGCGAAACGCAAGCGCGTCGGCCTGGTCAGCAGCGAACGCATGCCGGTGCGCGAGGGCGCCAAGCTGGTGGCCGAGGACGGCACCGAGTTGGGCGTGGTTACCAGCGGCACGCTGGCCCCCACCGTCAACAAGCCGGTGGCCCTGGGCTATCTGCCCGCCAGCCATGCAGCGCAGGGCACGGCCGTGTTCGCCATCGTGCGCGACAAGCGCGTGGCCATGACCGTCACCTCGACCCCGTTCACGCCCAACGGCTATTACCGCGGATAA
- a CDS encoding ABC transporter ATP-binding protein — MIEFRQVGLSLGGHRVVDELSLRIAPGEFAVLIGPSGAGKSSLLRLVNRLLEPDRGQVWVGGQPVRELAPEALRRRIGYVIQSTGLFPHWTVARNIATVPQLLGWPATRITARTDELMALLHLDEGLRGRYPHQLSGGQQQRVGVARALAADPDLLLLDEPFAALDPLTRSALQLELAQIQRASGKTVLMVTHDLNEALSLASRIHLLSSGRLLQSGAPLELLTRPASPEVAAFLGLTTVDLLRGP, encoded by the coding sequence ATGATCGAATTCCGGCAGGTCGGCCTGAGCCTCGGCGGCCATCGTGTCGTCGACGAGCTGTCGCTGCGCATCGCGCCGGGCGAGTTCGCGGTGCTGATAGGCCCGTCGGGTGCCGGCAAGTCCAGCCTGCTGCGCCTGGTCAACCGGCTGTTGGAGCCGGACCGGGGCCAGGTGTGGGTCGGTGGCCAGCCGGTGCGCGAGCTGGCACCCGAGGCGCTGCGCCGGCGCATCGGCTATGTGATCCAGTCCACCGGCCTGTTCCCGCACTGGACGGTCGCGCGCAACATCGCCACCGTGCCGCAGCTGCTGGGCTGGCCGGCGACACGCATCACGGCGCGCACCGATGAGTTGATGGCCTTGCTGCATCTCGACGAGGGCCTGCGCGGACGCTACCCGCACCAGCTCTCGGGCGGCCAGCAGCAGCGCGTCGGCGTGGCGCGGGCCCTGGCCGCCGACCCCGACCTGCTGTTGCTGGACGAGCCCTTCGCCGCGCTCGACCCCTTGACACGCAGCGCGCTGCAGCTCGAGCTGGCGCAGATCCAGCGCGCCTCGGGCAAGACCGTGCTGATGGTCACCCATGATCTGAACGAGGCGCTGAGCCTGGCCAGCCGCATTCATTTGCTGAGCAGCGGCCGCCTGCTGCAAAGCGGCGCGCCGCTGGAGTTGCTGACGCGGCCCGCAAGCCCGGAGGTGGCCGCTTTTCTCGGCTTGACCACGGTCGATCTGCTGCGCGGACCATGA
- the arsB gene encoding ACR3 family arsenite efflux transporter produces MEKQSESTAMGLFERYLSVWVLLCIGVGIVLGQLLPGVFQAVGRMEYAKVNLPVGLLIWVMIIPMLLKVDFGSLHQVSRHWKGIGITLFINWAVKPFSMALLGWIFIRQVFAPHLPADQLDSYVAGLILLAAAPCTAMVFVWSRLTGGNALFTLSQVALNDAIMVFAFAPIVALLLGLSSIVVPWATLITSVALYIVIPVVIAQLWRRLLLAKGQASFDAALASIGPWSITALLATLVLLFAFQGRAIIKQPLVIAMLAVPILIQVFFNSGLAYWLNRRAGESHSVACPSALIGASNFFELAVAAAISLFGFDSGAALATVVGVLIEVPVMLLVVRWVNASKGWYERGAA; encoded by the coding sequence ATGGAAAAACAATCTGAATCCACCGCCATGGGCTTGTTCGAGCGCTACCTCAGCGTCTGGGTGCTGCTGTGCATAGGTGTCGGCATCGTGCTCGGGCAGCTGCTGCCCGGTGTCTTCCAGGCCGTCGGCCGGATGGAGTACGCCAAGGTCAACCTGCCGGTGGGCCTGCTGATCTGGGTGATGATCATCCCGATGCTGCTGAAGGTGGACTTCGGCTCGCTGCACCAGGTCAGCCGGCATTGGAAGGGCATAGGCATCACGCTGTTCATCAACTGGGCGGTCAAGCCCTTTTCGATGGCGCTGCTGGGCTGGATCTTCATCCGCCAGGTGTTTGCCCCCCACCTGCCGGCCGACCAGCTCGACAGCTATGTGGCCGGCCTGATACTGCTGGCCGCTGCGCCCTGCACGGCCATGGTCTTCGTCTGGAGCCGGCTGACCGGTGGCAACGCGCTGTTCACGCTGTCGCAGGTGGCGCTGAACGACGCCATCATGGTGTTCGCCTTCGCGCCCATCGTGGCCCTGCTGCTGGGCCTGTCGTCCATCGTCGTGCCCTGGGCGACGCTGATCACCTCGGTCGCGCTCTACATCGTCATTCCGGTGGTGATCGCCCAGCTCTGGCGCAGGCTGCTGCTGGCCAAAGGCCAGGCCAGCTTCGATGCGGCGCTGGCCAGCATCGGCCCCTGGTCCATCACCGCACTGCTGGCCACCCTGGTGTTGCTGTTCGCCTTCCAGGGCCGGGCCATCATCAAGCAGCCCCTGGTCATCGCGATGCTGGCCGTGCCGATACTGATACAGGTCTTCTTCAACTCGGGTCTGGCCTACTGGCTGAACCGCCGCGCCGGCGAGTCGCACAGCGTGGCCTGCCCCTCGGCCCTGATCGGCGCCTCCAACTTTTTCGAGCTGGCGGTGGCCGCGGCCATCAGCCTGTTCGGCTTCGACTCCGGCGCGGCGCTGGCCACCGTGGTCGGTGTGCTGATCGAGGTGCCGGTGATGCTGCTGGTGGTGCGCTGGGTCAATGCCAGCAAGGGCTGGTATGAACGCGGGGCAGCTTGA
- a CDS encoding universal stress protein, which yields MQRKRSAQALGQNDGIRTTATESTMYQNLLVPIDGSATAERGFQEAMALAERLHARLCLLHLIDESPFDMERAPATAYEQARLHWQRVGEGLLTEAQQRARARGLDCSILLREAGQQGVAEAIIDTVRQCGCDMIVMGTHGRRGLSRLTLGSDAELVLRSSPVPVMMVRLPEP from the coding sequence ATGCAGCGCAAGCGCAGCGCCCAGGCCCTGGGCCAGAATGACGGCATCCGAACGACGGCGACGGAGTCCACCATGTACCAGAACCTGCTTGTGCCCATCGATGGCAGCGCCACCGCCGAGCGCGGTTTTCAGGAGGCGATGGCGCTGGCCGAACGGCTACACGCCAGGCTGTGCCTGCTGCACCTGATCGATGAATCGCCGTTTGACATGGAACGCGCTCCGGCCACCGCCTATGAGCAGGCGCGCCTGCATTGGCAGCGCGTCGGTGAGGGGCTTTTGACCGAGGCGCAGCAAAGGGCCAGGGCCCGCGGCCTCGACTGCAGCATCCTCTTGCGCGAGGCCGGTCAGCAGGGCGTGGCCGAGGCCATCATCGACACCGTGCGGCAGTGCGGTTGCGACATGATCGTGATGGGCACCCATGGCCGCCGCGGCCTGAGCCGCCTGACCCTGGGCAGCGATGCCGAGCTGGTGCTGCGCAGCAGCCCCGTGCCGGTGATGATGGTGCGCCTGCCCGAGCCCTGA